ATTTGACAGCAGCAAATTTGCCAATGTCGCGGCAGAATACACAACGGATAAGAACGTCGCCTCGAATACAACGGCGACGAATAACATCAGATATACCATCACGCTGGGCAATAATATCGGAAATGACAACTATACGATCGGCACGACCGGCGTCGTCACCCGTACGGGTACGGGTAAGATCACGGCACGTGACGTCAAGGCGACTCTGAAGAACAACACCTATACGAAGGTGTATGACGGCACGACTGACGTCAAGGCAGGGACTGCCGTCGTCTCGGGTGATAATCTCATCGCGCTGGAGGCGCAGAGCGGCACGCGGGGCTGGATCGACGGCACGCTTACGCGCACGGCGGCGTATGACACAAAGAATGTCAGCCGCGATGCGGGCGGCACTGTGCAGTCGGATAAGCGAATCACCTACACGAACACGTTTGACAGCGCGGATACCGCCGCGAACTATAACATCACCTATGTTGCCGCCGACGGAACGACGCCTGTCGCCTTTACGACGTCGGGACTCACTTCGACATATACGACGGGCACGGTTAACACGATCACACCGAAGACGGTTTCCGTCACGGCGAAGTCATACGCGGATTTGACGAAGACATGGGATAATACGACCGTCGTTCGTCCGTCGAACGGCTCGGACGGCCTCCTTGCGCTGGACGGTATCGAGACCGTTGATACAGGGACGGCGGTGCTCAATCATCCGTCTGCAATCGGTGCGGATGAGAGTGCCTCGGGCAAGTATAAGGCCGCCTACGACGGTACAGACGCAGGCGATCACAATGTCACCTACAGCGGTGTAGCGCTTACGGGCGCGGATGCGGGCAACTATACGCTTGGATCCTTTGCGCAGGCCGGCGCCGGAGGAGCATCGGGCACACTGACAGCGGATGCGGCGGGACTCTACAGCTTCTCTGTCAAGGGGCACATCAAGTCATTGCCGCTCGATACGAATCGTCTCAAGATCAATCTCAAGGATATTACGAAGACGTATGACGGCACGAATACACTGAAGGACGGCGCTCTGACAGGAGCGGACGCGTGGAAGAGCTACATTCAGGACATTTATCTTGAGGTCTCGCCGACGGGCTTGCCGAGCTCGAGGGTCTACCTGAGCACGGATGACATTACACTGAACTCTGTTTCCTACACGGATGTCAATGCCGGCACGGGCAAGTCGATTGCCTATAATTTCACACTCAAGAATAATTCGAACTACTCGGTTACGAGTTCTTCGGGTACAGGTACGAACAGCTTCTCGGGCACGATTGCGGCGAACCATAACGGAATGGCTGCCGGTGCCGCGAGCGGCATCACGACGAAGAACATCGATATCACAAAGCGCAATGTCGATGTGACGATCGGCGATGCCGTCAAGACGTATGACGGAACGACGGCCGTCACAGGCAACAGCGGCGCATCGCCTGCGATTACGACAGCAGCAGGTCTTGTCCGCTTTGAGACGCAAAACAATACGACGAATACAGGCTGGGTCAGAACCGATACGACACCCGGCTCTATTAGTGGTGCCTATGTAGATAAGAATGCGGGCACGGGCAAGAACGCGACCTATACAATCACCTATGGCGCAAACGATCTCACGAACTACAATATCACGTATAAGGATGCGGCAAATAATGTGCTCACCGCGACGACTGCCGGGACAACGGACAGCCTGACGACGATGAACAATACGATCAACAAGCGTGAAGTCGGTCTCAATACGAAGCGGGGCATTACGAAGGTCTACGACAGAAATACGAGTGTCACCGACGCGAACGCCGTACTCGAACTGGAGGATGCCGCGGGTACGACGGGTGTTATAGCCGCGGATAAGAGCAATCTGACGGTCAACATCGGCAGCAAGGCGTACGACTCGAAGGATGTCAAGGGTATCGAGGGCAGCACGATTCATTACACGAATGTCTCGCTGACCGGATCGGAAACCGGCAACTACAGGCTTATCAACGGCACGGCGGCAGGCAATTCCAACTTCAGGGATCATGGCTCCGGCACGTACTCCATCGACGGCACGGGTACGATTACACCGAAAGACCTGACGATTACGACGGGTACAGGTGCAACGAAGGTCTACGACGGAACGACTGCCGTCGACGGCACGACGGCAGCCGCCAATGCCGTGCTTGGCCTGTCGGGCGTCATCGCCGGCGATACGGTCCATATCAAGAATGGCTACAATCGCGTCTATGCGTCGAAGAACGTCATGGGCACCGAGGGCAGCACGATCAACTACTCGAATATCCACTTGGATACGGCCGGAGATGCGGCGAACTATCGCCTCACGGCGACGACAGCGACAGGCACGGGCACGATTACGAAGCGCAAGGTCGATGTAACGATCGGTTCTGTCACGAAGGAATATGACGGTCAGATCACGATGAACAATCCGTCATCCTATGTCTCATTTGCACGGCGTGATGATAATGCCGGCACGGGATGGATAGAGACGTCTGACGCGACCGTTACAGGTGCATACCGGTCGAAGGATGTCAGCGTGGACGGAAGCGGCAATGTACAGTCGGATAAGGCGGTCGATTGGACGTTTGCTCACACTGAACTTGCCAACTACGACGTCACCTATAAGGAGTCGTCCGGCACATCTGTCGGGACAAGCAATACGACGGCGACGACGAATAACAATACAATCACGCAGAAGGTCCTCGATGTCACCTTCGGTCGTGCGGATAAGACGTACGACGGCACGGATGATGTCCTGAACAACACGTTTACACCGGTGAACCCGGCCTTTACGGGGATGGTCAGCGGTGAGAACTACGTCATGAACAGCTCGGCGCTCTCGAAGATATCGGGCAAGTATGGAAGCAGCAGCTACGGTGAGCCTTCCTATGATGTCGCGCGTGACGGCGCGAATAACGTCGTCGATAAGCCTGTCACGTACACCGGCATCAAGAATGCGCTGCGCGAGCTTGGTGACAACGGCGGCTTTAAGAACTCGAACTACACCGTTGCGGATACAAAATCCAACCAGGCAGGGCGCATCAATCCGCGCAACATTACGATCGACGATGTCCAGGCCGACTATGACGCCGTATCCCGTGTGTATCAAAAGGGCACGGGCGGCTATACGACGGAGATTAATGACGCCGACGCGGCAAACTCCCTCCATCTGTGGACAATGGTACCGCCGGCAGGCGGGGGAGCATCGGTCAAGACGCTCGTCACAAAGAGCGGCGTCAAGGCATGGTTCGGCGCGGGCGATCAGGATACGACGAACAGCACGACAGATGGAGATGCGGGCACCGGCAAGACGGTCACGTATACCATCGGAAGCATCAACAACTTCACGATTGTCGACGGCTCGGGCAACGATGCACTCGCCGGCAAGACGGACGCGGAGAAATTCACCTACCTCAACAAGAACGGCGCGGGGAATTACCGCTGGACGAACAGTGTGGGGCAGACGTATGTGGCGGGAAGCATTGCCGGCGATACGCCGCCGACTGGGACTCCGACACCTGCGCTAGGGACGCCAAATTCAATTATACCGCGTGTCATTACGGTCACAGCGACGGGTAAACATCGGAAGGTCTATGACGGGACAAAGGATCTCACAGGGTATACGCTGAGTGATCTTGTCTTTGCGCCCACTACGACTGCAGACAGACGCGGTGTAGTGAACGGGCAGGGCATCTTTGCGCTCGACGCGGAAGCAGGTACGGCGTTTACAGCCGGTACGGCGGAGTATGGCGGCAAGGATGCGGGTACGCAGGACGTCAAGTACACGCTAAATCTCGCGAACGGCAATGGCAACTACAGCGTCAAGTACATCGATGCGGCTGGAAATACGGTAACCGACACCACGACGACAGGTACGCCGCTTTCCGTCACCATCCTCGGCAGGGGACTCGGGACGATTGATAAGCGCAAGGTCAAGGTCAGCCTTGGCACGACGACGGGGCTGGATAAGACGTACGATGGCAGTGATGCTGTCACGGCAGGCAATACGATCGTCGTCGAGCGCAATGCGGACGCGACAGATGACAATGCCAAGGATACGGGCATCCTCTCGACGGAGAGCGCGGATCTCTCGGATAACGCTATAGCGCTCAATCTCGCCGGAAAGGGCAAGTATCAGGCGGTTGGCAGCGAGGGCGCGGACGGCGTCTATCGCGAGCGCGACGTGAACTCGGGCTACTATGACGAGACATATAAGGATATTACCTACGATGTTTCGGGTCTGACACTGACAGAGGGCTCCGGCGCTCCACCGACGACGCTTGCGTCGAATTATGAACTTGTCACGGACAATACGGTGGACTATGATGCCGTCCGCACGTCCGGCGCCTCGGCGGCTGCGGATAACGCCGCGAAGCAGCTTCGTGCGACGGGGACGATCAATCCGAAGAGAATAAAGCTGCAGACGAAGGCGGATCCGACGAAGACGTACGACGGCACGACGGACGTCAGCAGTGCGTACGGCACCCTTGCGAACATCACGGCGGGCGCGCGCACGGATGCGGATATCTTGACGGATGCGGATGATACGGCTGCGACGGCGGGGATTTCCCTTGTCGGCACGCCGCAGTACAACTCGAAGAATGTCTCCGAGGCGAATCAGGCTGCGTATGTGCTCAACCAGACGAACGGCAACTACGACATCTACGATGTCACGGGGGCGAATAAGCTCTCGAAGTGGACGAGTGCGACGACGGCGACGGCAGAGCTCTCTACAGCGGCAACCATCACGCCAAAGGCGCTCACATGGGCTCCCGCCGCTAACTTCGGCTATGCCAACAAGACATACGACGGCACGGATGAGGTCAAAAACGCGGTGGACAATATTCTGTCCCTGTCCGGCATGACGGGTACGAACAGCGGCAGTGCTGTCAGCGGCATTGTCGACGACGCGGATCGCGCGAAGATACGCGCCGGACTCAAAGTCATCGGCAAGTACCAGGAGACAGCTCCCGGAGCCGGGAACGCCGCGGACGCGGCGGTGGCTAATGCCACATCGGCGACGATCGGCGTCGACGCGGACGGCAACTCAATCACGAGTGAGGACGCGCTCATCAACCATAATGTGACATATCAGATTTCCGTCGATCCGTCGAAGATGGACGCCACGACAGCGGCGAACTATGATTTCACAGGGATAGCAGCCGGTAGGGGGAAAGGATCGATCAGTCGCGCCGAGCTCACCGTAGAGACGGACAGTCTCACCATCCCGATGGATACGGCGGTGCCCGGCATCACGGGCAGAGTGCGAGGGGCGGTTGCCGGCGGAGAAGCTGTCAACCAGGGAGACTTCGCCTACGGCATCGACGACGCTTCCTATCAGGGGACGGGGCCGGACAGCGTGACGCTGAAGGGCTCCACCAGACTGCGTCCCGCCTATCGTCTCGCCGGCAAGTACGGAGGAAAGACGGAGGGCAACTACGGTAAGAACTACAGATTCAGGAATCAATACGGATCACTCGATGTGAAGATGTCGGCTCCCGGCAGCGAGGACATAGGCGCGAAGAATGCACTTACGGACGCGCGCCGCTTTACGCCGGATGACTTTGTGTGGTACGACGCATCGCTTACGGACAAGAAGGGGAAGACGTACTACCGCGAGCCGAAAGCTCTCGTGGAGCGCATAGAACCGTCGGTCAAGATCGACGGCGCGCTCACCGCGGAGGAAGCGCTGCTCTCGACGATACCGAGCGGCTTCGGCAACTATGCGGGACTGGTGATCCCGGTCTCCGCAGGGAAGCAGGACGCGTCGCGCACGGAGCGCAGGGGCGGAACGCCGGAAGACGGCGTGAAGCTTACGCTTCTCCTGAATACGGATGCGCCCGATGATGAGGATGCGCTGGAAGAGGAAAGCGAGGAGGCGAAGATCCTCGCCCGCCGCAGAGCGATGATTGCGATTCGGACAGAGGGCTTGGGTGTAGCCATGTAACGGCAGTCAAACGGCATCCTTGACGGTACAATTTTGCACGAAAGAGGCGGCTTCGGTCGTCTCTTTCGTGTGTCCAAAATCGTAAGAAAACGCGTAGCGTGGGCTGGGAGATTGCCTGTGTAAAAGGACGGAACGATTATTGTGTTTTATTGTTTTCACGTATATATAAACAATTCATGACATCAAGTATATTGTTTTAAAAAAATTCAAAAATAAGTATTGCATTTTGAAGGAGGATATGATATATTGAAGCTACAAAGAGGAAGAAAGGATATCGGAAAGCTCCGGTGGGAGCGACGATATCTGCCGAAACAGGCTCTTCCTGCATGAGCGGAACAGAATATGGGAAGGGGCGATGTGCTTGCAGCAGATACCGGACACGGAGCAATGCTCTAAGACGTTCGAACCCGACGAAGTTCGAGATGCGGTTACTCGGTGCACAGTTGAAGAGACGGCTGTCATTCGTTGACTGTCGAAAGGTATGATAGGTCATGGGGTCGGTATATCCGACCGGAGGACGTGCCGTACCTAGTTGGATGGAAGATGATGGAGCGGCAAAAAAGGCACGATTACCGGCACTCGGAGGACGAGGGTAAGACGTGAAGCGCGAGGGATTTCCAAAGCCGGGTCGGTTTTGGAATCATTGTAGGCATACGTGATTTCGGATGGTATAACTGCGGCGGATGAGCCGGTCGTGATGTATGTGCAGACTTGCGGCGGGGGTGCACACCTGACGGGATGGATACACATGGCGTACCTGACGAGAAAGGGTACAGAGCATCGCAATCGGATTGGATTGTTAAGACACGGTTCAAAGTGCGAGGCATGGCGCTTTACTATAGAGGTAGGCGTTGTGGTGAACAGCGACGTTCTCGATGTAAGGCGAGAGACGAAACGATGACCGCAAAAAAGTAATGCCGGATGTACAGCGATACGGAAGCGGCATACGAGAGCGGGTCGATGGAGTCAAATCCGGGTGATTTCGGTAAATGTCAACGTGATACGGATACAGACAGAGACGATTTCAGTAGGTGTCGCGACCGCAGGTGAAAATCGAGGTTAGCATGTCAGGCCTGACATATCGATAACATCCATAGAAAACCAAGAAGTGTATTGTATCGAAAGATTTGCACGCAGAGCGGAACCTCAGGGGCTCAGACGGTGGGCTCCGCATGTGAGTGAAAAAGCTGAAAACTTCATACAGATCCAAAATGTAAGAGGGCAGGTACACCGGTGAGTGTACCTGCCCTTAACCGTTTTCGATTGATATTGCAATGTAATTTTAAATCAATAAAAATATAATTTGACAAAATATAAAAAGGCGATTATAATATGTGTATGGAAATCAGATGCGATGAAGATCATATACAAGGAGGAATTACCATGAGCATTTTCGAGTACAAACTGCAGGATAAGAAGGGCGGAGAGGTTTCCCTGAAGGATTTCGAGGGACAGGTGCTCCTCATCGCCAACACGGCGTCCAAGTGCGGATTTACGCCGCAGTATGAAGGACTGGAGAAGCTCTACAAGAAGTATAAGGAGCAGGGGTTCACGATACTTGCCGTGCCTTCCAATCAGTTCGGCGAGCAGGAGCCGGGGTCGAATGACGAGGTGCAGCAGTTCTGCCGCGTCAACTACGGCGTTTCGTTCCCTGTCATGGGCAAGGCGGATGTGCGCGGAGAGACGGCGATCCCTCTCTTCAAGTATCTGACGAAGGAGAAGGGCTTCCATGGATTCCCTCCCTCGGAGATGACGGATGTCCTGCTCGGGCACATCAAGAAAAATCTGCCGGCGGATTATCTCGATGATGATCAGATCAAGTGGAACTTCACAAAGTTCCTCATCAATAAAAAAGGCGAGGTTGTCGAGCGCTTCGAACCTGCCGTCACACCGGCGGAAATGGAAGCTGCCGTTGAGAAGCTCCTGGCGGAATGATAATGACGGGGCATTTCGCCCGCATTTTGCGTCCATCGCAGCGAAACGCTTGAAGGAGAAATGCAAAACGACCGCTATCCGAGGCGATAGCGGTCGTTTGTTTTGTCATCAAAAGAGATCCATATGGGCGACTTTCTTCGTCACGGTCTTCCGGGCGGCAGCGCCGATGCCTCCATCTTCCGGCGCCACATAGATCGGATTTGCGACGGTGATTTCGTCGGGCGCGATCTTCTGTGTGGCGATGACCCGATTGCCTCGTGTCGTCACGATGAGTGTCGTACCGTCGCCGAGGACGCGGGAGATGGTCTCCGTATCATCGGAGGAAACGCTGTCTCCGTTCCTGTCCGAGGTGCCGGTAGCAGACGATTTATCATCGTCGTCTTTTTCTTTGTCCGGCTGCAGCAGAGGGCTGTGTGCGAGATCCAGACGGGCCCACTCTTCATCGGAGATGCCGAGCGCCTGCTGCTGAATGGAGCGGCCTCCGCGGATGGCCTCTTCCGCTATTGCCCTGCGCTCCGTGATTCGCTCTTTTAGGAGAGCGAGGAAGTCTTCCTTTTTTTCCGCCGCGGCTGCCGTCGATTTGCCTGTCTTGGCAGACAGTTGGCCGCGCAGCCCTGAGATGTTGATATCTGTCATATTATCCGCCTTTCGCAATGCTTTGCAGTTCGCTGTCCGTGCGCTGCGAAACATCCGTGTCTATACTATCCTTATCGGGGAAAGGAAGGATGAGCTTAAGGAAATGCAGATGCTGTATGACGAAGTTTAACTGAGCCTAAGAGACGATTAAACTTGCAATTTGCCCGATATGCAAAGGACGAGAAATTTTTCTTGCCCTTGATAGTTCGTTATGCTATACTATCTCTTGTCCTTGCCTTGCAGCGTGTAAGGTGATGCCATGGAGAGGTGTCCGAGTGGTCGAAGGTGCTTGACTCGAAATCAAGTGTGCAGCAATGTACCGTGGGTTCGAATCCCACCCTCTCCGCCAGTAAATTCAAGGCTTCTAAGCATTTTGCTTGGAAGCCTTTTTTGTTTTATTTTTGACAGCCTTGCAAATCTTAATACATCCTGCCTTATGCCGCTCATCGTGTTGTCGCATGGTGAGTGGTTTTATTGTTTTTACGTTGATGCGTCATCAAAAGAAGGATGTTTATTCTCTGGCCATTTAGGATTAAATCGCGAATCGCAGGTTCGTAACCCATCTATATGCTCGAACAAGTCGGGTTTGATTGGATTGTATAGAGGATCAAGAATGAAGTCGATGCCTTCTCGTCGTGCGAGTTTTGCTGCGGGAACAAAATCACTGTCGCCGGAAATCAAAATAATTTGATCTACTTGATGCTTGTACGCGAGCGAAGCTATATCCAGACCGATTTTCATATCTACGCCTTTTTGGTTTACATCCAGCATAAAATGTTGCTCTTTCAGTTGATTGAGTAGGAGTGTTCTCCGACATAGCTTTCGGGTCACATCTTCGCGTAACAGGAATTGTGCTTGTTCATCTGCGAGTTTCCCCAAGCGTACGGCAAATTTTCTTTTTTTCTTCAGCTGTTCAATGAAGGCGTGCATCCAAGTACGCAGTTCCGATTGTGAAAAGTCGATTTGCTGTTGCAGGAGAGGGTGATATACCTTTTTATCCATAGGAAGGCAATCGTAATAAAAGATTCGGTATAGGCTGCTCACTATCTCACCATGGTGGTATAGATGCCGCAGGCAATATTTGTTGAGTTCTTGAGCACGTTCCTCGGCGGTCTTTTCACCGAGTCGACTTTGTGCACGCCGACGATAGAAACTGCCGTCTACTAATATGGCTGTTTTCATAGAATCTCTCCGTAAAAAAATGTCTCTGGATTCGGCGATGCTCAGATAAGAGAGCGGCTTACTACCAGAGACGCTATTAGCTATTTCTTGTTTATAAAAAATATACACTTTTAGTAGTAATATGTCAAGCCCAAAATATATATTACGCCATTTCATTCTATGATGAGCAAAATCAAACTAAATCATATCGTGGGTGTACACAGAATGCAGTTGTAAAGTTGCTTCAACAACTGGGGAAGAATGGCAGATTTTCATACTTGGTTTCCGTCATAGGAAAGAATTGCAAATTCTCCCGGAAGTGCGGGACGTCTATGGAGTTTACGGTTTGCAGACTCCGCAGGGTACATATCCGTCGGCTATTGCGGCATCGCGTGAACTGTAGTGTACGAAGTGCGGTGCGTCGGGATGCTTGATCGTGCGGCAGGAGGCGTAATGGAACTTCCCTGAGTTCGTGTTTGCGAGGTAGTCCGAAGCGAGGGCAGGGGTGGCAATGGACAGAGCCATAGCCGCGAGAGCAGTAAGTGCGAGTTTTTTGAGCATGGGGCATCCTCCTTTGTGTATAAAAAGACGGTTTATCATAAGATGTATTTGTGTGCAAATGTGACGTATTTCGTTTTTAAGGAAGCGCTGATAAAATGAAGTCTGCCAGAATCAGTGCTTCCTTAAACATATATTTACGGAAACAAGGCGGTCAAACAACGGGCACAGAATTGTCATAGAGCTCATGAGGGGAGATGTCCTGCCCGTCTGCCCATGCTTTTTAAGGTATCACGAGGAATAACGTTTCATATTTTCCTCCCTTTAAACATACTATAACACATATAAAAATATGCGTAAACAAATAGCATCCTATGGTATGTGTCAAGATTTTCTCGGTGGTGAGTTTTCACCCTTGATGTGTCTGCCTTCGTGGCATAGTCTTTTTTTGCCTCTAAGCAAAGCATTTGGACAAATGTCCAATCCCACTGCTCATCGGCGCACTTACTGTAATCCTCCCATGTCGGACCCCGTCATACGTCGTCCTCTTGCTTCTTTTCAATGCCTCTCGCACGGCTCCGCGGAAGTCTCTTCCTGCCTTCGCATTGAACCACTCCGCCTTCGCCGCCATGGCCTCTCGCAGATCACCGTTCTTCAATCCAGTGATGATCTTTACCATCGCTTCGCCACCGGCTCGACTCCATCGTCTGCCTTGCTTCTTCATCCGGTAGCTGTAGAGCCTATGGTTGCTTTCACACGTCCCCAAAAGCTTCCTGTATTCCCCGATCCCTCGTTCTTCCAAGCCGGCAAGGTATATCCAGTTTCTTTCTATGTACTTTCGAAGAAGCTCCACTTGTTCCGTTTGTCGCTCATCTTGGGACATAGATTCCACGGTATCCAATACAAGGCTCACTTCCTCACGCTCATGTATATACAGCGCTTTGTGTAGTTTCTTACACAGGGTCGAATTCGCCCATAAAAGGCGTTCTCTGCATTTCCTTTGTACGTGGTACCAATCCAGAAAGTGCTCATGCTGGCCGACGCTTCCAAGGATTTCTTCAAAGACGCCGCAGGTGTAACCGGCACCTCCATCACTGTTGCTCAGAACCAGGGTATGGGTTAGATCATAGTGGCTCCCCAGATAGTGCAGCAGACTCTCTTTGGCTTTCTCGTGATCGAGATTCGCTACATAGTGGGTGCCAATAAGGGTACGACGGTTGCCGTTTTCTTGTACGCCTTCGGCGATTTGGAATCGATGGAGCTCGAGCTGTTTCTTATTCTGCCCGTGCAGCATGAGTCCATCCCCTTCGATGTAGAGAACTTCCGGTCGGCGCAGTT
This portion of the Selenomonas sp. TAMA-11512 genome encodes:
- a CDS encoding ISLre2 family transposase yields the protein METIVTEILEIIKGTKDNISQEEQLRSYFETLICRAVSEAFERIDKELAKRYAAKGWHVERLDARCVQASYGTIQIRRRRMKKEGEASIYPLDKEVGIRPYRRYTAYLEYVIACIAAKSVYRDTAAVVNLLSPVTISHQQVAHVVRRVGETYGAWEKLQESTDPMEETELRRPEVLYIEGDGLMLHGQNKKQLELHRFQIAEGVQENGNRRTLIGTHYVANLDHEKAKESLLHYLGSHYDLTHTLVLSNSDGGAGYTCGVFEEILGSVGQHEHFLDWYHVQRKCRERLLWANSTLCKKLHKALYIHEREEVSLVLDTVESMSQDERQTEQVELLRKYIERNWIYLAGLEERGIGEYRKLLGTCESNHRLYSYRMKKQGRRWSRAGGEAMVKIITGLKNGDLREAMAAKAEWFNAKAGRDFRGAVREALKRSKRTTYDGVRHGRITVSAPMSSGIGHLSKCFA